One Capricornis sumatraensis isolate serow.1 chromosome 8, serow.2, whole genome shotgun sequence genomic region harbors:
- the LOC138083503 gene encoding olfactory receptor 6M1-like, translating to MATRNQTTITEFMLISFPAVQGLQTLLFVILLLVYTLTITGNIVIISLIWTDNRLQTPMYFFLSNLSFLDILFTTTITPKLLACLLEEAKTISLAGCISQTYFYFFLGTAEFILLVVMSFDRYVAICNPLRYTIIMNSRLCLLLVLGCWVGAFLSVLCPTIVVSRLPYCTAEISHFFCDIAPLLQAACTDTHFIEKVSFLLSSLILLTSLVLTTVSYTYIISTILHIPSAQGRQKAFSTCASHITVVSIAYGSNIFVYVRPNQNHSLEFDKIATVLITIVTPLLNPFIYSLRNEKVKEVLRESVSRIVQPHSKGT from the coding sequence ATGGCCACAAGAAACCAGACCACCATCACTGAATTTATGCTTATCTCTTTCCCTGCTGTCCAGGGGCTTCAGACATTGCTTTTTGTCATTCTCCTGCTAGTTTATACGCTCACCATAACAGGAAACATTGTCATCATTTCCTTAATATGGACTGATAACCGTCTCCAAACACCAATGTACTTCTTCCTCAGTAATCTGTCATTTTTGGACATTTTATTCACAACTACTATTACCCCAAAGTTGCTAGCTTGCCTCTTAGAGGAGGCGAAAACCATATCTCTTGCAGGCTGCATCAGCCAAACatatttctacttcttcctgggaACCGCGGAGTTCATCCTGCTGGTGGTGATGTCCtttgaccgctatgtggccatctgtaacCCCTTGCGCTACACCATCATCATGAACAGCAGGCTGTGTCTCCTGCTGGTTCTGGGCTGCTGGGTGGGGGCCTTCCTGTCGGTGCTCTGCCCAACTATTGTGGTGTCCAGGCTGCCATACTGCACTGCAGAAATTAGTCATTTCTTCTGCGACATCGCCCCTTTGCTGCAGGCAGCCTGCACAGACACTCATTTCATTGAAAAGGTAAGCTTCCTCTTGTCTTCTCTCATCCTCCTGACCTCGCTGGTGCTCACCACTGTGTCCTATACCTACATCATCTCTACCATCCTGCACATCCCCTCAGCCCAAGGACGTCAGAAAGCTTTCTCCACCTGTGCTTCTCACATCACTGTCGTCTCCATCGCCTACGGGAGCAACATCTTTGTGTATGTGAGACCTAATCAGAACCACTCCCTGGAATTTGACAAGATAGCCACTGTCCTCATTACCATAGTGACTCCTCTTCTGAACCCCTTCATTTACAGCTTGAGGAACGAAAAGGTAAAGGAAGTCTTGAGAGAGTCAGTTAGCAGGATAGTTCAACCACATTCCAAAGGAACATGA
- the LOC138084677 gene encoding olfactory receptor 6M1-like: MDVQNQTTVTEFILTAFPALQKLQIFLFVVLLFTYMLILTGNGVIISLIWADSRLQTPMYFFLSNLSLLDISYTSSVTPKLLSFLLKDRKTISLAGCISQTYFFFFLGTAEFILLVVMSFDRYVAICNPLRYTIVMNSRLCLLLVLGCWVGAFLSVLCPVILLSRLPFCHEEINHFFCDIAPLLQVACIDTHFIEMISFLLSSLILLTSLVITTVSYTYIISTILRIPSAQGRQKAFSTCASHITVVSIAYGSNIFMYVRPSQSHSLEFDKVTAVFTIMVTPLLNPFIYSLRNETVKDVFRDAVNKIISSLHRKP, encoded by the coding sequence ATGGATGTGCAGAATCAGACCACAGTGACCGAGTTCATCCTGACTGCCTTCCCTGCTCTCCAGAAGCTTCAGATCTTCCTCTTCGTGGTCCTGTTGTTTACGTACATGCTCATTCTAACTGGAAATGGTGTCATCATTTCCCTAATATGGGCTGATAGTCGCCTCCAAACCCCAATGTACTTCTTCCTCAGTAATTTGTCACTGCTAGACATTTCATACACTAGCTCAGTTACCCCAAAACTGTTATCCTTTCTCCTCAAGGACAGGAAGACCATATCTCTTGCAGGCTGCATCAGCCAAACATACTTCTTCTTCTTCCTGGGGACCGCGGAGTTCATCCTGCTCGTGGTGATGTCCtttgaccgctatgtggccatctgtaacCCCCTGCGCTACACCATCGTCATGAACAGCAGGCTGTGCCTCCTGCTGGTTCTGGGCTGCTGGGTGGGGGCCTTCCTGTCGGTGCTCTGCCCGGTCATTCTGCTGTCCAGGCTGCCCTTCTGCCATGAGGAGATTAATCACTTCTTCTGTGACATCGCCCCTCTGCTGCAGGTGGCCTGCATAGACACTCATTTTATTGAGATGATAAGCTTCCTCTTGTCTTCTCTCATCCTCCTGACCTCGCTGGTGATCACCACCGTGTCCTATACCTACATCATCTCGACCATCCTGCGCATCCCCTCGGCCCAAGGGCGTCAGAAAGCCTTTTCCACCTGCGCTTCTCACATCACTGTCGTTTCTATTGCCTACGGGAGCAACATCTTCATGTATGTGAGACCCAGCCAGAGTCATTCCCTGGAATTTGATAAAGTGACTGCTGTCTTCACTATAATGGTGACCCCTCTTCTGAACCCCTTCATTTATAGTCTAAGGAATGAAACTGTAAAAGATGTTTTCAGAGATGCAGTCAACAAAATTATATCCTCATTGCACAGGAAACCTTGA
- the LOC138084644 gene encoding olfactory receptor 6M1-like: MDVQNQTTVTEFILTAFPALQKLQIFLFVVLLFTYMLTLTGNGVIISLIWADYRLQTPMYFFLSNLAFLDILYTTSVTPKLLACLLENRKIISFAGCISQTYFFFFLGTAEFILLVVMSFDRYVAICNPLRYTIIMNSRLCLLLVLGCWVGAFLSVLCPTIVVSRLPFCHEEINHFFCDIAPLLQVACIDTHFIEMINFLLSSLILLTSLVITTVSYTYIISTILRIPSAQGRQKAFSTCASHITVISIAYGSNIFMYVRPSQSHSLEFDKVTAVLTTMMIPLLNPFIYSLRNEKVKEVLRDAVNKIISLLPRKA; the protein is encoded by the coding sequence ATGGATGTGCAGAATCAGACCACAGTGACTGAATTTATCCTGACTGCCTTCCCTGCTCTCCAGAAGCTTCAGATCTTCCTCTTCGTGGTCCTGTTGTTTACGTACATGCTCACTCTAACTGGAAATGGCGTCATCATTTCCCTAATATGGGCTGATTATCGCCTCCAAACCCCaatgtacttcttcctcagcAACTTAGCCTTTTTGGACATTTTATATACGACATCGGTTACCCCAAAACTGTTAGCCTGTCTCCtagaaaacaggaaaatcatATCTTTTGCAGGCTGCATCAGCCAAACATACTTCTTCTTCTTCCTGGGGACCGCGGAGTTCATCCTGCTCGTGGTGATGTCCtttgaccgctatgtggccatctgtaacCCCTTGCGCTACACCATCATCATGAACAGCAGGCTGTGTCTCCTGCTGGTTCTGGGCTGCTGGGTGGGGGCCTTCCTGTCGGTGCTCTGCCCAACTATTGTGGTGTCCAGACTGCCCTTCTGCCATGAGGAGATTAATCACTTCTTCTGTGACATCGCCCCTCTGCTGCAGGTGGCCTGCATAGACACTCATTTTATTGAGATGATAAACTTCCTCTTGTCTTCTCTCATCCTCCTCACCTCGCTGGTGATCACCACCGTGTCCTACACCTACATCATCTCGACCATCCTGCGCATCCCCTCGGCCCAAGGGCGTCAGAAAGCCTTTTCCACCTGCGCTTCTCACATCACTGTCATTTCTATTGCCTACGGGAGCAACATCTTCATGTATGTGAGACCCAGCCAGAGTCATTCCCTGGAATTTGACAAAGTGACTGCTGTCCTCACCACAATGATGATCCCTCTTCTGAACCCCTTCATTTATAGTCTAAGGAATGAAAAGGTAAAGGAAGTTTTGAGAGATGCAGTCAACAAAATTATATCCTTATTGCCCAGGAAAGCTTGA